The Lolium perenne isolate Kyuss_39 chromosome 6, Kyuss_2.0, whole genome shotgun sequence genome segment ACTATTTAAGTAAATCTGAATCCATTAAAAACAAAACGCTCCATTTGTTTCGCTATTCTTTTAGGTAGACCAACATATATTCTATTCTTTTTTAACCCCTAAATCATCTACTAAATCTGGTAGAGAAAAATAAGCGTGGGTTGCAAGAGCGAGAGATGATGATCTGTGACCATACCGAGCTTGCGCAAGCACTCCACCCTCCTGATGATGGAGGCAAACCTATCGAAATCTTCCGTTATCATGTCATCCATCTCATCTGCGTCATGCACATACACGCAAAATAAATCAAAGTCATACGCACCCAGACCTAAAACGGAACAGTCCCAAAAAAACAACAACAGATGGGCTACCACCAATGATGATTTCCATGACAAGGTACCCTGACCGGAGCACCGCCTGCTTTGCCAAACGCAGCAGCCGCTCGTCGCTGGCGGCCTTGCCAAGCCTTTGCACCACATTCGTGTATGAGCCAATGTAAAAGCAGAAACAAAATACCAGTTGTTCTAAAGCGATATGTGCAATCAGAAGCAAGCACATCCACCATTGGATATCTGATCTAGAAACAATTACACATGAAAAAAAATTATAAGTACACAAAAAAGTGCCAAGTGCAGAATCACACCCTTTGATCTAAAAGAAAAGTACTTACTTGATTCTTAAAATAAATCGGTTAGCATGAGGGGTGTCGCTCAGTTCGGGCCAGCCAACACGCAGATCAACAAAAAGATGATGTCCTCGCTTATGTATATTCGTGTCACCAAATCCACCTGAAACAATAGCAGGAACAAATTGTAACGCTGTGATGGCTAGATCCCAATCCAATCAAGGCAAGAAGCTACCCAAAAGAATTAGGGAGAGATGACAAGGACGGGGAGAGGAAAAAGAGACAGATCCATGGTGATGTTCCTACCGCTGAACttgtt includes the following:
- the LOC127306393 gene encoding uncharacterized protein isoform X3, encoding MCVSHREEEENHGNKFSGGFGDTNIHKRGHHLFVDLRVGWPELSDTPHANRFILRIKSDIQWWMCLLLIAHIALEQLVFCFCFYIGSYTNVVQRLGKAASDERLLRLAKQAVLRSGYLVMEIIIGDEMDDMITEDFDRFASIIRRVECLRKLGPQKSLIEPWLRKCVLLIYFAQYD
- the LOC127306393 gene encoding uncharacterized protein isoform X1, producing MCVSHREEEENHGNKFSGGFGDTNIHKRGHHLFVDLRVGWPELSDTPHANRFILRIKSDIQWWMCLLLIAHIALEQLVFCFCFYIGSYTNVVQRLGKAASDERLLRLAKQAVLRSGYLVMEIIIGDEMDDMITEDFDRFASIIRRVECLRKLARLHAKASTSIKESIDVWRKRQYKQ
- the LOC127306393 gene encoding uncharacterized protein isoform X5, producing MCVSHREEEENHGNKFSGGFGDTNIHKRGHHLFVDLRVGWPELSDTPHANRFILRIKSDIQWWMCLLLIAHIALEQLVFCFCFYIGSYTNVVQRLGKAASDERLLRLAKQAVLRSGYLVMEIIIDEMDDMITEDFDRFASIIRRVECLRKLGWRECMGDCLLILVTP
- the LOC127306393 gene encoding uncharacterized protein isoform X2 → MCVSHREEEENHGNKFSGGFGDTNIHKRGHHLFVDLRVGWPELSDTPHANRFILRIKSDIQWWMCLLLIAHIALEQLVFCFCFYIGSYTNVVQRLGKAASDERLLRLAKQAVLRSGYLVMEIIIDEMDDMITEDFDRFASIIRRVECLRKLARLHAKASTSIKESIDVWRKRQYKQ
- the LOC127306393 gene encoding uncharacterized protein isoform X7, whose translation is MCVSHREEEENHGNKFSGGFGDTNIHKRGHHLFVDLRVGWPELSDTPHANRFILRIKSDIQWWMCLLLIAHIALEQLVFCFCFYIGSYTNVVQRLGKAASDERLLRLAKQAVLRSGYLVMEIIIDEMDDMITEDFDRFASIIRRVECLRKLGNSFKINKS
- the LOC127306393 gene encoding uncharacterized protein isoform X8; translated protein: MCVSHREEEENHGNKFSGGFGDTNIHKRGHHLFVDLRVGWPELSDTPHANRFILRIKSDIQWWMCLLLIAHIALEQLVFCFCFYIGSYTNVVQRLGKAASDERLLRLAKQAVLRSGYLVMEIIIGDEMDDMITEDFDRFASIIRRVECLRKLDRR
- the LOC127306393 gene encoding uncharacterized protein isoform X9, which produces MCVSHREEEENHGNKFSGGFGDTNIHKRGHHLFVDLRVGWPELSDTPHANRFILRIKSDIQWWMCLLLIAHIALEQLVFCFCFYIGSYTNVVQRLGKAASDERLLRLAKQAVLRSGYLVMEIIIDEMDDMITEDFDRFASIIRRVECLRKLDRR
- the LOC127306393 gene encoding uncharacterized protein isoform X6, whose protein sequence is MCVSHREEEENHGNKFSGGFGDTNIHKRGHHLFVDLRVGWPELSDTPHANRFILRIKSDIQWWMCLLLIAHIALEQLVFCFCFYIGSYTNVVQRLGKAASDERLLRLAKQAVLRSGYLVMEIIIGDEMDDMITEDFDRFASIIRRVECLRKLGNSFKINKS
- the LOC127306393 gene encoding uncharacterized protein isoform X4, translating into MCVSHREEEENHGNKFSGGFGDTNIHKRGHHLFVDLRVGWPELSDTPHANRFILRIKSDIQWWMCLLLIAHIALEQLVFCFCFYIGSYTNVVQRLGKAASDERLLRLAKQAVLRSGYLVMEIIIGDEMDDMITEDFDRFASIIRRVECLRKLGWRECMGDCLLILVTP